The Streptomyces sp. A2-16 sequence ACGCACATGGTCCAGCGCACGTCGTGGGCGGCCATGCGCGCGAGTGCTTCCTCGCGGTCCCAGCGGCCGGACAGGACGAGCGGCCCGCCCAGCATGAGGGAGAGACAGACCCCGAAGCAGTAGGCGGCCGTGGAGGAGAGCGGGACGACGGCGGCCACCGCGTCCCCGGTGCGCAGGCCGTTGACGTCGATGGTGCACGCGCACGCGTAGCGCAGGGCGCTCTCGGACTGGACGACACCCTTGGGGCGCCCTGTGGAACCGGAGGTGAGGCCGATGACGGAACCGCCGGACCAGCGCGAGACATCGCGCGGTCCACGGCCCGCGTGGACCGTCCAGCCGTCGAGGGCCTCGGACGGCGGCGCGTCCGGCAGGGCCGAGCCGCCGTCCCACTCCTCGATCGCGGAGGGTTCGGCGATCAGGACGTCCGGCCGGATGTCCTCGATGGCGGCGGTGAACTCGGTTCGGGTCGTGTGCCGGTTGACCAGGGCCAGGACGCCGCCGGTCAGGCCGGTGGCGAGGGTCGCCGCGAGGGTGCGCCACGAGTTGTCGGCCTGGAGGAGGACGGTGCCGCCCGTGGTGCCGTCCGGGCTCATGACCCCGGCCAGTTCGCTCGCGCGCCGCAGCAGGTCGCGCGCGCCGTGACGTCCGTGGTCGTCGACGACGGCGGTGAAGTCCGCCTGCCGGGCGCGGTCGTTGAAGTCCCGCACTGTCTGTCGCATCCGTTTCCTCGCCTCGTAGGGCCGGGCCGCTCAGCCGCCGTACATCTCCATCTCGCCGCCCATGACGGCGATCCGGCGGCCGCGCATGTCGCCGACCTGGGCGACGGCCGCCGCCCACTGCGGACTCTCCAGTGCCTTGCGCAGGTCCTCGGCGGTGTCGAAGCCCAGGACGGAGACACCGTCCCAGCCCTGCGAACGCGGTTCGAGGGCCGCGTCGATGTCGGTGTGCCGCCAGGACCTGAGACCGGGCAGCTGCCGGGTGAGTTCGGCGTGCTCGCCGCGCCACCAGGCGATGAACCGTTCGTGCGTCCAGTCGGGCGGCCGCGCGGCCAGCAGGACGAGGTTGTACATCACGCCTCCCCGGGTTCCTCGGTTGCCGCAGGTGCCACGGCCATGTCTCTCGTGCCTCAGGTGCCTCAGGTGCCTCAGGTGAAAAGGACCGCGGGCGACCGCCCGATCAGCAGGCGCCGTACCCGGCCCTGGTCGTCCAGCCGCGCCGAGGCCACGAAGGTCGCCTCCGGTACGCCCGCCCTGCGGACCTCTCCGAGGTACAGCTCGTCCCGGCCGACCGCGGACGCGGTGAGCGGGTGGTGGGTGCGCACGCCCACCTCGCGTTGGGCGAGGTAGCCCTCCATCTCGGCCCGGCCGCCGTGGAAGTCGGTGCCGGCGTCGCCGCCGGTGGAGAACAGGATGGAGAAGGAGAAGTCGTCGCTGATCAGGTCGAGGATCCGGTCCGCGTCGTCGCTGTCGAGGATGCCGAACCAGGTCGTCAGGAAGGGGGCGGAGGAGATGGACGCCGTCCCCGCCTCCGACTCCCCGGGCGTCCCCGCCGGCGTTCCGGTCGGCGCGTTCACGGCCGGTCCACGAGGTCGAAGTCCGGGGTGAAGAAGGACTGGTAGCCGGCCATGAGCCCGGCGGGCGAGACGCGTACGGCGGACAGGAAGGCTCCCGTGGTCACGCCCTGGTCGACCACGAAGCCGTACGCCGTCTCGACATCGCCGTCGACGCAGTACCGCACGATCTCGTGCCTGCGGTCCACGGCGTCACGTCCGGCGATGTAGTCGGCGAAGTCCTCGCGCGATGTGCCGGTCCGTTGGCCGCCCGGAAGGGCGATGAGGAACCGGAAGCCGGGTTCCAGGAGTTCGAGGGCCTTTTCCGGGTCCTGGCCGTCCATTCTGGCCATGTATTCGCGAAGCACCATTGCCGATCGCTCTCCCTCAACACCAGGAAACAACCTGAGTTCAGTTCAATTTGACTGTAAGGCAGCGACCCCGCCACCGACAAGAGGCGGGAGGTCGCCGAGGAACTACTCCGCGACCATCCGCACCACGCACCCCTCGATCAGCTCACTGATCTCCGACAGGGGAATCGCCCCGGTCGGCCGGTACCACCGCCACACGCTGACGATCATCCCGAGCACGGCGAGACCGAGGGTGTGCGCGTCACGCACCGGGAAGGCGCCCCTGGCCATGCCGCGCATCAGCAGGTTCGTCCAGTCCCGCTCGACCATCTGGACCAGCTGGCGGGCCGCCACGCGCTCGGTCTCCTCGCGCTTGGACTTGCGCGGGGTGGCGAGCAGGGACATGTTGGCCTGCAGGATGCGCATCTGGCGGATCTCCCGCTCGCTGACCGCGAAGGCGGAGCGCACCGCCGCGCGCACCTCCTCCACCGGTTCCGTCAGGTCGGCCGTGGCCTCGACGAACTGGTCGTGGGAGCGCTGGAGTTCGAGCCGCATGATGGTGAGCAGGCAGTGGGCCTTGGACTCGAAGTAGTGGTACAGGGCGGTCTGTCCGATACCGACCCGGTCGGCCACGTCCGACCACTTGGTGTTCTCGTAGCCGTCCTCCCCGAACCGCTCCACGGCCGCCACGAGGATCGCGCCGCGCTTCGACCTGGGCCCTTCCTCCGGATCCACGATCCGCGCCCTTGCCATCGTCTCTCCCTCTCCGCCACGGCCGGTTCCGATCACCGTCCGGTCGTCCGAGAGTAGACCCCAGTTCAAGTCGGTTACGAATCGAGATTCGGGCGGATCGTTCATCCGGAGTCCGGCCGTGCGCGCCCGGGTCCCGCGAAGTCGGGCCGCCGCCCGCCGAGAAACGCCGCCACGCCTTCCCGGCCCTCCGCGGACACGGCGGCCTCGGCCAGGAGCCGGGCCTCCGCGTCGAGGTGTTCGTCCAGGCCCGCGGTCAGCGCCCGGCCGACCAGCCGCCGGGTCGTCCCGTACGCCTCGGTGGCCCCGCGGGCCAGCGCGCCCGCCGTCCGTACGGCCTCCTCGTGCAGCCGTTCCGGCTCGACGACCCGGCTCACCAGGCCCATGCCCAGCGCCTCGGCGGCCGTGACGCGCCGGTTGGTCAGCAGCAGGTCCACGGCGCGCCGCGGCCCCACGAGCCGGGGCAGCGACCAGCTGACCCCCGCGTCCGGGGTGTATCCGATGGCCGTGTACGCGGCCGTGAAGCCGGCGTCCGCCGCCGCGAGACTCACGTCCGCC is a genomic window containing:
- a CDS encoding enoyl-CoA hydratase-related protein, encoding MRVTVETDGDGLARIRMCRGSGNAIDLAMARALLDAARECERTRARAVLLTGHGRSFCVGGDLKEFATLSGERGERLAAHLADVTDALHGALRILAGLDAPLVVAAQGAVAGAGLGLVAAADVSLAAADAGFTAAYTAIGYTPDAGVSWSLPRLVGPRRAVDLLLTNRRVTAAEALGMGLVSRVVEPERLHEEAVRTAGALARGATEAYGTTRRLVGRALTAGLDEHLDAEARLLAEAAVSAEGREGVAAFLGGRRPDFAGPGRARPDSG
- a CDS encoding EthD family reductase gives rise to the protein MYNLVLLAARPPDWTHERFIAWWRGEHAELTRQLPGLRSWRHTDIDAALEPRSQGWDGVSVLGFDTAEDLRKALESPQWAAAVAQVGDMRGRRIAVMGGEMEMYGG
- a CDS encoding nuclear transport factor 2 family protein, which gives rise to MVLREYMARMDGQDPEKALELLEPGFRFLIALPGGQRTGTSREDFADYIAGRDAVDRRHEIVRYCVDGDVETAYGFVVDQGVTTGAFLSAVRVSPAGLMAGYQSFFTPDFDLVDRP
- a CDS encoding TetR/AcrR family transcriptional regulator; this encodes MARARIVDPEEGPRSKRGAILVAAVERFGEDGYENTKWSDVADRVGIGQTALYHYFESKAHCLLTIMRLELQRSHDQFVEATADLTEPVEEVRAAVRSAFAVSEREIRQMRILQANMSLLATPRKSKREETERVAARQLVQMVERDWTNLLMRGMARGAFPVRDAHTLGLAVLGMIVSVWRWYRPTGAIPLSEISELIEGCVVRMVAE